CTCGAGGCGGTCGACGCGATCGCTCGGCCGTCGGTCGTCAAGTCCCGGTACAACCTTCTCGTCGACGAGTACGTCGAGTCGGTTCCGCCGGGGCGAGTGCGGCGGAGCAAGACCGTCGAACACCTGCGGCCGGGCGCGGCGGTGGAGCCGGCGTCGCTGCGCGAGACGTTCGGCCACGATCCGATCGTCCAGGAGTTCGTGCCGATCGACGAGGAGTACATGGTCGGCGCCCTCTACGAGCGCGGCGAGCCCGTTGCGACGGTCCAGCACAGACAGTTCCGCGGGACGTCCTACGCCGGCGGCGGCGGGGTCTACCGCGAATCGGTCCACAGCGACGCCCTCGAGGACGCCGCGCTGTCGCTGCTCGACGAACTCGAGTGGCACGGCCTCGCCTGCATCGAGTACATGCGCCACCCCGAGACGGGCGAGTTCTACCTCACGGAGATCAACCCTCGCCTATGGACTTCGCTCGCCGCGAACGCGCGGATGGGCGCCGACTTCCCGCGGTACTACTGGCGGATGGCGACCGACCGCGCCGACGAGATCGACGCCGGCTACGACGTCGGCGTCGGCTGTCACTACCTCAAGGGCGAACTGGCCCACGTCCTGAGTCACTTCCACGACGACTCCGAACTCGTCGATCGCCCGTCGATCGCGGACACGCTTCGGGCGATCGCCCGCTCCTGTTACGAGCAGCCCAATTTCGATCTCCTGAGTCGCGACGATCCCTGGCCCTTCGTCCAGGACGTCCTCGCCGAACTCGACCGGGGCGTCCTCGAGGGGATCGGGCCGGCCGACCTCGGCTATCGCGCCAGCGGCGCCGAGCAACCGGTCGACTGGCGCGAAGCGGCGCCCGCCGACGCGGTGGCGGACGCGAACGCCGACGTGCACGCGTCGTCGACGCGAGACGAACGGCCGCCGCTGCGCGAGTCGGTCGAAGAGCGGCGCTCCCCGTGAGCGGGTCGACGCCGAGGCAAGCGGGAACAAGCCGCAACCCGACGCCGGTTCCGAGAACGTTTAGGCGGTGATCCGCTGAGAGTGAAATAGAACGGCGCGATGGGGACGAACACAGAATCGGACGCGGCCGCTCCGAGCACCGCGAGCGACGCGATCGGCGACGACGGACCGGGTTCGGATCCGGAGAGCGTCACGTTCGACTGGGAGGGGCTGCGAGCCGGCTTTCTGGCCTGTCTGCCGGTCGCCGTCGGCGTCGGCGGCTACGGGGTCGCGTTCGGCGTCCTCGCGAATCGGGCGGGGCTGAGCCTCGCGGAGGCGGCGCTGATGAGCATGACCGTCTTCGCGGGCGCCTCCCAGATCATCGCCGTCGAACTCTGGGCGGATCCGATCCCGATCGCGGCGATCGTCGCCACGACGTTCGCGGTCAACGTGCGCTACTCCCTGATGGGCGCGGCGCTGCAGCCGTGGTTTCGCCACCTCTCGCCGAGCCAGATCTACTCGAGTCTCGTGTTGATGGCCGACGAGAACTGGGCGCTATCGATGCAGGAGTTCGCGTCGGGGAGCGATCGCGGCGCCTTCCTGCTGGGCAGCGGCGTCGCGCTCTGGCTGTGCTGGGTCGCGTCGACGGTTCTGGGCGTCCTCGCCGGCGAGTCCGTCGGCGATCCGGCGCAGTACGGCGTCGACTTCATCCTCACGGCCGTCTTCGTCGCGCTCGCCGTCGAGCTCTGGGACGGCCGGTCGACGCTGGCGCCGTGGCTCGTCGCGCTGGCCACGAGCGTCCTCGCCGCGACCGTCCTCCCGGGGCAGTGGTACATCCCCCTGGGCGGGTTCGCCGCGGCCGTCGTCGAGGTGGTGAGACACGATGGTTGACGTCCTCTCGCTGGATCCGCTGGTCGTCGGCGTCATCCTCGCGATGACCGTCGTCACCGTCGTCGCGAAGGTCGGCGGCACCTGGCTCGTCCGCCACGTCGAGGTGAGCGAGCGCCTGCAGGCGGGACTGGACGTCCTGCCGGGCGCGATCGTGATCGCCGTTCTCGGCCCGGAGCTGGCGGCCGGCGGGCCGGCCGAGTGGGGCGCGGCCGCACTCGTGCTGGCGGTAATGTGGCGAACCGAGAGCATCATCCTCGCGCTGGTGACCGGCGTCGTCGCCGTGGTGTCGCTGCGGACGCTGCTCTGATCGTCGCGGGCCGGCACGCGGTGCTGCCGCCACGCTCGAGTTTATCCGATCGGCCGCCGTATCGACGACCATGGCAACGCGCGTCGAACGCTCCTTTCGCGGCATCTCCGAACGACTGGCGATCCGGTACCTGACGAACCTCGGCGGCGAGCGGGTCGACGACGACACCGTCGCGGGCGAGGACTGGACGGCCACCCTCTCCTCCGAGAAAGTCGGAATCGGCCCGTCGCTGCAACTGACGGAGGTGACCGTCGTCTTCGAGGGCGACGAGGACCGCCTCGACTCGCTCGTCGAGAAGTTCGCCCAGAAGGCGATGCGCGCGGGTGGCTGATGTCGGGCGAGCCGATCGAGGGCCAGATCCTCGTGCTCACGGCGGCGAAGGCGAGCGTCGCGCCGACGCGGCTGCCGGACCTCGTCGACCGCGCGCAGCGCCGTCTGGCGGCCGACCGCGAGCGCTACCGACGGGAGTACGAGCGCGTCCACGCGGACGACCTGCGCGAGGCGTTTCTGGTCGAGTGGGGCCACTGGGAAGCGGTAGGCGAGGAGCTCGGCATGACCGACCGCGAGCGGTCGGCCGTCCGTCGCGCACACGAGGAGCAACTGCTGCGGATCGGACGCCGAACCGACCGCGAGGAGACGTTCGAGACGGCCCTCGAGATTCGGGAACCGGTCTGTATCGGGACGAACGGCGCGGACGCGAACGGAGGCGAACCGAACGGCGCGGCCGACGACGGACCGTAACGCCGCCCTGTCGATGCCGGCTCAAACCGGCGGTCGACACCGATGGCAACTATAAAGAGCGTGTTCGCCCTTGCTCAATGCACTGAGACGATGGCTATCGATCAGGAGACCGACATGGCCGACGCGGAGATCGACGACTTCCTCGGCGACCACGAGACGGGGGTGTTATCGCTCGCGCGAACCGACGACCCCTACGCGATTCCGATCTCGTACGGGTACGACGACGACGAGCGCGTGTTCTATATGCGGCTGGTGTCGACGCCGGAGAGCGAGAAGCGGGCGTTCCTCGAGTCCTCGCCGGCGGCGCGGCTCGTCGTCTACGACGAGCGGGACTCGACCTATCGGAGCGTCATCGCGACGGGGCAGTTAGAGGACATTTCGCCGTCGGAGCTGACGCCGGACCAGATCGCCCAGTACGGCGAGGCGAAGCGACCGCTGTTCGAAATCTGGGCGCAGGGTAAGGAAGAGCTGGATATCGAACTCTACCGACTCGATCCGGACAGCCTCGAGGGACGGCGAACCGAAGTCGATCGCGAGGAGTAACGTCGGTCGGTAGGGGCCATCGGTACGGGAGCGATCGAGCGTTCAGTTCGTCTGTTGCTCGGCGGCGAAGTCCGCGGTCGTGACGTCGGCACCGCAGACCGGACACCCGTGTTCGAGCGTGGCCTCGCGCATCTCCTCGTTGACCTCGATCGCTTGGCCGCATTCCGGACAGGTAAATTCGTATCTGCTCATGAGATGGGCGTAGTCCGTGTGTCTCGTGGGTCGTCTACGTTCATAGCTGTGCGTCCACTATATATAGGGTTGCGGTTCGACGCCGACCCGCAGTAGGTCCCGAAGCGTTTTTGCATCATGAGTGGCCGGTCGGTGCGATCAGTCGTCGTACTCGAGGATCGCGTCGAGGAGTTTCGTTTGCGCGGCCGCGAGGTGTTCGGTGAACGTCGTGCTCGTGATCCCGAGTTCCTCGGCGACCTCGCCCGCGTTGGCTCGCTTCGGGTGCTCGAAGTAGCCCATCCGGTGGGCCGTCTCGAGGACCTCGAGCTGGCGGGCGGTCAGGGTGCTCCGGTCGACGAAGACGAGGTTCCGCTCGTCGTGGTCCTGCTGGGACTGCAACAGGCGCTGGACGTCGAGGTTCGAGTACCGCTCCTTGAGATCGCCGATGATCGCCTGTAAGCCGTGCATATCCGACGCGTGGAAGGTCAGATACAGCGACGCCCCCTTCGTGCGGACGTCGACCAGCGGCGAGTCGTGGCGTTCGATACACTCGCAGGGACAGCCCCGCCCCAGCTCGCGGCCGAACCGATACACCTCGCTCGAGCCGTAAGAGAAGACGGGTTCGATGTCGACGTCGGCGTCCACGTCGAACCGGCTGGGATACTCCTCCGCCTCGAGCATGAACTCCTCGGTCACGCGCTCGGGCGCGTCCGGATTCGCGCTCTTCGAAACGGAGAGGACGCGACCGCTCGCCGCCGCCGAAGCCGCCGTGACGACGCAGCCGGCCGGATCGTCTATTTTGATCTCCGCTCGAATCCCCGAAGGCATAGCTACTGCTGAGGGAGCCGGCCTCGTAAACCCTGTGTCCCGTCTCGCTCGCCGGCGACACCCGCCGTTTCGAGGGTCGTGCTGGTAGATACCACGGAACCCGCCACTCGTCCCCGCGAGAAACCAGCTCGATAGCACGCCACACGCCTGTTTTCGCAGCCGCATATAAAGGGCCCAGATTTAGTGGGACTCATTTGGAGGGGGTCGGGCCGATAGTAGGGAGTGAAGACGATGTCCGCTACGAACTCTACCACGAAGCGAGGATGGCCCGCAACCGACGACGCGATCGACGCAGGCGCCGTGCTCGGCGCGCTCGACGACGACGCCTGCCGAGCCATCCTCGAGGCGACGAGCGAGGAGTCGCTGACCGCGACGGAACTGTCCGAGCAGTGTGACATCCCGATGTCGACGGCCTACCGGAAGGTCGAGAAGCTAACGGAGGCCGAACTGGTCGAGGAGCGCGTCCGGATCAACACCTCCGGCAAGCACGCGACCGAGTACCGCAAGTCATTCGACGACGTGCACGTCTCGATCGACGACGGGGAGGTCGCGATCGAGCTGACGAAGCCGGAAGCCGAATCCGACGCCGGCGCGAACTACGCCGTCGCCGACGACTGAGCGTCCCCGACGTGACCGGACGAGCCGCTGGGAACACCACTGCTCGGATCACGTCGTAGCGGACGTCCCGACGGCCCGCGAATCGATCTTTTGAACTACCCGATGTGATCGGTAGCGACGGCTCGACGGCTCAATCGGCCGCGTGTTCGGACTCGTCCTCGAGCGGGAGCAACCGGTCCGGCGCGACCGAGAGCACGGCGTCCGGCGCGCGCTCGAGGAGCCGCTGGGCGACGCTGACGAGCGGTTTTCGCACGAACGTGTAGCCCACTGAAATAGCGAGGAGGACGAGCGCGGCCGTCCGAATCGGTCCTTCGAAGACCAGGAGAGCGGGAACCGAGAGCATGCTTGCGAGGAGGAGGTCCTCCGGCGCGCCGTCGTAGCGGATCCACCGGCGGGGTGCGAGCCAGCGATCGTGGTAGTGGCTGTAGACCGCCCGCTCGGAGGTCGCCCGCCACGGTTTTAGCTCGAGGCCGCCGCCGAACCGATCGCTCGC
This portion of the Haloterrigena gelatinilytica genome encodes:
- a CDS encoding helix-turn-helix domain-containing protein, giving the protein MPSGIRAEIKIDDPAGCVVTAASAAASGRVLSVSKSANPDAPERVTEEFMLEAEEYPSRFDVDADVDIEPVFSYGSSEVYRFGRELGRGCPCECIERHDSPLVDVRTKGASLYLTFHASDMHGLQAIIGDLKERYSNLDVQRLLQSQQDHDERNLVFVDRSTLTARQLEVLETAHRMGYFEHPKRANAGEVAEELGITSTTFTEHLAAAQTKLLDAILEYDD
- a CDS encoding metal-dependent hydrolase — protein: MMATTHVFAGLALAAAVAVVAPQFAVVVASAAILGGLFPDFDLYAGHRKTLHFPVYYGALAVPASLAAVLVPTAATVGLAVFLLAAGLHSASDRFGGGLELKPWRATSERAVYSHYHDRWLAPRRWIRYDGAPEDLLLASMLSVPALLVFEGPIRTAALVLLAISVGYTFVRKPLVSVAQRLLERAPDAVLSVAPDRLLPLEDESEHAAD
- a CDS encoding DUF7560 family zinc ribbon protein, with product MSRYEFTCPECGQAIEVNEEMREATLEHGCPVCGADVTTADFAAEQQTN
- a CDS encoding pyridoxamine 5'-phosphate oxidase family protein translates to MAIDQETDMADAEIDDFLGDHETGVLSLARTDDPYAIPISYGYDDDERVFYMRLVSTPESEKRAFLESSPAARLVVYDERDSTYRSVIATGQLEDISPSELTPDQIAQYGEAKRPLFEIWAQGKEELDIELYRLDPDSLEGRRTEVDREE
- a CDS encoding carboxylate--amine ligase gives rise to the protein MSDTLTRDDRSRRVRDSIVVPAVSVPSSDCCLRSLSPAGVRTIVVSEEPTAKSFCSRHCDEAVLVPDPAADLEGYATALLALARREDVRTVVPAREPDAFVLSKYRDAFAEHVATPWPTLETLRRVHDRVRLAEAAEAAGVPVPETRPLEAVDAIARPSVVKSRYNLLVDEYVESVPPGRVRRSKTVEHLRPGAAVEPASLRETFGHDPIVQEFVPIDEEYMVGALYERGEPVATVQHRQFRGTSYAGGGGVYRESVHSDALEDAALSLLDELEWHGLACIEYMRHPETGEFYLTEINPRLWTSLAANARMGADFPRYYWRMATDRADEIDAGYDVGVGCHYLKGELAHVLSHFHDDSELVDRPSIADTLRAIARSCYEQPNFDLLSRDDPWPFVQDVLAELDRGVLEGIGPADLGYRASGAEQPVDWREAAPADAVADANADVHASSTRDERPPLRESVEERRSP
- a CDS encoding AzlC family ABC transporter permease — encoded protein: MGTNTESDAAAPSTASDAIGDDGPGSDPESVTFDWEGLRAGFLACLPVAVGVGGYGVAFGVLANRAGLSLAEAALMSMTVFAGASQIIAVELWADPIPIAAIVATTFAVNVRYSLMGAALQPWFRHLSPSQIYSSLVLMADENWALSMQEFASGSDRGAFLLGSGVALWLCWVASTVLGVLAGESVGDPAQYGVDFILTAVFVALAVELWDGRSTLAPWLVALATSVLAATVLPGQWYIPLGGFAAAVVEVVRHDG
- a CDS encoding ArsR/SmtB family transcription factor, with protein sequence MSATNSTTKRGWPATDDAIDAGAVLGALDDDACRAILEATSEESLTATELSEQCDIPMSTAYRKVEKLTEAELVEERVRINTSGKHATEYRKSFDDVHVSIDDGEVAIELTKPEAESDAGANYAVADD
- a CDS encoding AzlD family protein; the encoded protein is MVDVLSLDPLVVGVILAMTVVTVVAKVGGTWLVRHVEVSERLQAGLDVLPGAIVIAVLGPELAAGGPAEWGAAALVLAVMWRTESIILALVTGVVAVVSLRTLL